Proteins encoded in a region of the Streptomyces sp. NBC_01460 genome:
- a CDS encoding antibiotic biosynthesis monooxygenase family protein, with amino-acid sequence MLRMQIKPGMEADFERVWKEVGGSVTSHPANRGQWLSRSTTVDEDDIYYIISDWVDEPQFRRFETSDTHLQHRTKLHPYRSGGSMATMNIVASLSRTAA; translated from the coding sequence ATGCTCCGCATGCAGATAAAGCCCGGCATGGAAGCCGATTTCGAGCGGGTGTGGAAGGAGGTCGGGGGCTCGGTCACCAGCCACCCGGCCAACCGCGGCCAGTGGCTGTCCAGGAGCACGACCGTCGACGAGGACGACATCTACTACATCATCAGCGACTGGGTCGACGAACCGCAGTTCCGCCGGTTCGAGACCAGCGATACCCACCTGCAGCACCGCACCAAGCTGCACCCGTACCGCAGCGGTGGCTCCATGGCGACGATGAACATCGTCGCGAGCCTCTCGAGGACAGCCGCATGA
- a CDS encoding antibiotic biosynthesis monooxygenase family protein translates to MTVAPAVEVVLYHLSPRGEDVLAAYHETSRRMAGTPGLLGNQLMSELGRPDSYVVVSHWDTWESFEKWESGPEHKGQTALLREFRDTERARPFEIYKVLASY, encoded by the coding sequence ATGACGGTCGCTCCCGCTGTGGAAGTGGTGCTCTATCACCTGTCCCCCAGGGGTGAGGACGTTCTGGCGGCCTACCACGAGACCAGTCGGCGTATGGCCGGCACCCCGGGTCTGCTGGGCAACCAGCTGATGAGCGAACTCGGCCGCCCCGACTCCTATGTCGTGGTGAGTCATTGGGACACGTGGGAGTCCTTCGAGAAGTGGGAGAGCGGCCCGGAGCACAAGGGCCAGACGGCACTTCTGCGCGAGTTCCGCGACACCGAGCGGGCCCGCCCGTTCGAGATCTACAAGGTCCTCGCCAGTTATTGA
- a CDS encoding peptide MFS transporter has protein sequence MPQARRAFVTLLGVDLWERFSFFGMAAILVLYLTAVPADGGLGMGSQTATAVFATYMSLSFIAGLPGGWLADRVLGARRAVFLGGGLIATGHAVLSLSLAPALYAGLLLIVVGTGLSKPSLAAMVAAVSGAEKREEAFSRFYMCIQVSALVAPVVTGLLAEKVTWHLGFAAAAFGMAAGLAQFGIGMRAFEGIGRGPTRPVSRGEARTAVRRGGVIVAVAAAAVTAVSLGALPLTAVLAVLGLVTVALPFLYLRTLSRRTAMGGKPLSAFTVVMGASAAFWMIFAQSGSVLSLFAERHTDRVVLGFDVPASWMQSVHPLFVLLLAPFVTRLRGGVTTKVAGALGVAGLSFVVMAGAALLAQEHRVSVAWLIAVYLLYSLGEIVLAPAGLALSAAVAPPGFTNRFLALNGMFAAVGVVLGGQLYRLTAVLPLPAYFLLMGTAVLTIGVALAAVARRLRPALPV, from the coding sequence GTGCCCCAGGCCCGACGGGCGTTCGTCACGCTGCTCGGCGTGGATCTCTGGGAACGGTTCAGCTTCTTCGGGATGGCCGCGATCCTGGTCCTCTACCTCACCGCGGTCCCAGCCGACGGTGGCTTGGGCATGGGCTCGCAGACCGCCACCGCCGTGTTCGCCACCTACATGTCCTTGAGCTTCATCGCCGGCCTGCCCGGTGGCTGGCTCGCCGACCGGGTGCTCGGCGCGCGCCGAGCCGTGTTTCTCGGCGGCGGCCTCATCGCCACCGGACACGCCGTCCTCTCCCTCTCCCTCGCTCCCGCGCTCTATGCCGGACTCCTGCTCATCGTCGTCGGCACCGGCCTGTCCAAGCCTTCGCTGGCCGCCATGGTGGCTGCTGTCAGTGGTGCCGAGAAGCGGGAAGAGGCGTTCTCCCGTTTCTACATGTGCATCCAGGTCTCCGCGCTCGTCGCCCCCGTCGTCACCGGACTGCTGGCGGAGAAGGTCACCTGGCACCTCGGCTTCGCCGCAGCCGCCTTCGGTATGGCAGCGGGTCTGGCTCAGTTCGGCATCGGGATGCGCGCCTTCGAAGGGATCGGCCGAGGTCCGACGCGTCCCGTCTCGCGTGGAGAAGCCCGTACGGCAGTCCGGCGGGGCGGCGTCATCGTTGCGGTCGCCGCGGCCGCCGTCACCGCGGTATCGCTCGGCGCGCTGCCGCTCACCGCGGTACTGGCGGTGCTGGGGCTGGTCACCGTGGCTCTGCCATTCCTTTATCTGCGGACGCTGAGCCGCCGCACGGCCATGGGCGGCAAGCCGCTGTCTGCCTTCACCGTTGTGATGGGTGCGTCGGCGGCCTTCTGGATGATCTTCGCGCAGAGCGGTTCGGTGCTCTCCCTCTTCGCGGAGCGCCACACCGACCGCGTCGTTCTCGGTTTCGACGTGCCCGCGAGCTGGATGCAGTCGGTGCACCCGCTGTTCGTGCTGCTGCTGGCCCCCTTCGTCACGCGGCTGCGCGGTGGGGTGACCACGAAGGTCGCGGGCGCGCTGGGCGTGGCCGGTCTGAGTTTCGTCGTCATGGCGGGGGCCGCACTGCTGGCCCAGGAGCACCGGGTCTCTGTTGCCTGGCTGATCGCGGTCTATCTGCTCTACTCCCTCGGCGAGATCGTTCTGGCCCCGGCCGGCCTGGCACTCAGCGCGGCGGTCGCTCCTCCCGGTTTCACCAACCGCTTCCTCGCGCTCAACGGCATGTTCGCCGCGGTCGGTGTGGTGCTGGGCGGTCAGCTCTACCGGCTGACCGCGGTGCTCCCGCTGCCCGCCTACTTCCTGCTGATGGGTACTGCTGTGCTCACGATCGGTGTCGCTCTGGCAGCCGTTGCACGGCGTCTGCGTCCGGCCCTGCCGGTCTGA